The DNA window GGGGCCTCGATCGCCGCCTGCTCGATCCTGCTCGCAGCCGCCTCGTGGGCCGTGCGGTCGCTCGTCGCACGCATCCGGCGGCCGGGCAGCCCCCACCTCGAACCATCGACCGATCCGACCCACCTGGAAAGCGCACCGTGCACCGACTCCCCCGACCGATCATCCGAACCGGCACTCCCCGGACCGACCGCCGCGGCCCCGGCCCCGCGCGGACCGCGCTCGCTCTCGGAGCGCTCGCGCTGACCCTCACCGCCTGTGCCCCGCCCGGCGGGGCGTCGCCGACCCCCACCGCCACCGGCGAGGCGCGTGGCCACGGCTACGTCGAGGGTGCGAGCGAACTCCCCGAGCCGCAACTGCACCTCGCGACGGCCGACCAGGCCGGCACCGTGGAACTGACCGACCTCCTCAGCGAGGAGCGCACGACGATCGCCGAGCTCGGCCCGCTCGCAGCGCTCACGGGCGACGGGCGGTTCGTGGCCGCGCACTCCGAGCCCGCGGGGACCGTCACGATCATCGACACCGGTGTGTGGACGGTCGACCACGAGGACCACCAGCACTACTACCGGGCCGAGCCGCGCGTGGTCGGCGAGGTCGAGGGTGACGGACCTGCGGACGTCATCGCCGGCTCGACGACGACCGCCGTGCGGTTCGCGGGCTCGGGCGAGACCGTCCTCCTCGACACCGCCGCGCTCGGCACGGGCGACATCGCCGAGTCCGGGCGGATCGAGAGCTCCCCCGGCGCCCCCGGGCTGGCCGTCCCGATCGGCGAGACCGTCATCGCCACCGACGGCAGCGGGAGGCTGCGCGTCCACGGCACTGACGGTGAACTCCTCGACCCCGCGTCGACATCCGTGGCCGCGGCCGACGTCGTGCTCGCCGGCTGCACCGAACCGGCCGGCAGCATCGCGACCAACGTCGGCGTCGTCATCGGCTGCGCCGAGGGCGCGCTCCTCGCCGTCGTCGACCGCAGTTCGAGTGACCCCGACCCGGTCCCCGCCTTCGAGGCGATCCCGTACCCGCAGGCCGTCTCCGCCGACGAGCGCGCGACGTCCTTCCATGCACGTCCCGGTCGCCCGACCGTCGCCGCCGTCGCCGGCACCTCCGGCGCCTGGCTCCTCGACACCCGCGAACGCCGTTGGGCACTGCTGCCGACCCCCACACCCCTACGACTGGTCACCGCCGTGGACGACCGCGACCAGCACGTCGTCGGCCTGACGACGACCGGCGACCTCCTCATCGTCGACGGTGCCACCGGTGCCGTGTCCGGGTCTGCGACCGCGCTGGCGGGCGCGCCCGACCTCGCCGCCGGGGTCCAGCTGGAGGTCGACCAGAACCGCGCCTACCTCAACCTCCCGAGCTCCCGCACCGTGGTCGAGATCGACTACGGCGATGCCGCGCGGATCGCCCGCACGTTCACCTTCGACACGCCACCGGCGTTCTTCGCCGAGACGGGACGCTGACCATGCGTGTGACCATCCCCCGCCAGACCACCGTCCTCCGCACCGCAGCCGTGCTCGTGTCGGGCCTCGTGCTCGGCGCCGGTCTCACGAGCTGTGCGGCGAGCGCCGACGACCGCCCGCTGGTGGTGGCGACGACCAACATCCTCGGTGACGTCGTCGGCGAACTCCTCGGCGAGCAGGCCGAGGTCATGACCCTCATGCCGCCGGACGCCGATCCGCACTCCTTCGAGATCTCGGCCAAGGAGGCGGCTCGGATCACCGGTGCGCAACTGATCGTCTCGAACGGGCTGGGGCTCGAGGAGGGGCTCACCCAGCACCTCGAGACCGCGGCCGACGAGGGGGTGCCGCTCGTCGAGGCGGGGTCACTCGTCGACGTCCTCGAGACGGCGTCCGGCGCGGCCGATCCGCACTTCTGGACCGACCCGGTGCAGATGGTCGCGGTCGTCGAAGGGGTCACCGAGGCCGTGATCGACGAGGTGCCCGGTGTCGACGCCGCCGAGGTGCGGTCGAACGCCGAGGCGTACACCGCGGAGCTCGAAGCGCTCGACGCGGAGATGGCCGAGGCCTTCGCCGCCATCCCGGTCGAGCAGCGGAAGCTCGTCACCAACCACCACGTGTTCGGTTACTTGGCCGCGCGGTACGACTTCGCGGTCGTCGGAGCCGTCATCCCGAGTGGCACGACGCTCGCGGCACCGAGCGCGTCCGACCTCGACGAGCTCGCCACCGCGATCGAGACGGCGGGGGTCCACACGATCTTCGCGGACTCCTCGCAACCCGACCGGCTCGTCCAGGTGCTCGCCGACGAGGCGGACGTCGACGTCGCCGTCGTCCCGCTCTTCACCGAGTCGTTGACCGCCGGATCGGGCGAAGCCCCCACCTACCTCACCATGATGCGCGCGAACACCGAGCGCATCGCCACCGGACTCTCGCCGTGAGCGGGCGTCCACGAACCCAGAAGGAAACCATGCAGCAGCACCACCGCAGTCCCCTGGCCTCGCGCACGAAGCGCGGCCGGGCCACGTTCCTCGCCGTCGGCACCGCCGCGGCCCTCCTCCTCACCAGTTGCTCGACCGCGAGCGGTTCCGCACCGGACCCGAGCGTCTCCGCGTCC is part of the Plantibacter sp. Leaf314 genome and encodes:
- the aztC gene encoding zinc ABC transporter substrate-binding protein AztC, encoding MRVTIPRQTTVLRTAAVLVSGLVLGAGLTSCAASADDRPLVVATTNILGDVVGELLGEQAEVMTLMPPDADPHSFEISAKEAARITGAQLIVSNGLGLEEGLTQHLETAADEGVPLVEAGSLVDVLETASGAADPHFWTDPVQMVAVVEGVTEAVIDEVPGVDAAEVRSNAEAYTAELEALDAEMAEAFAAIPVEQRKLVTNHHVFGYLAARYDFAVVGAVIPSGTTLAAPSASDLDELATAIETAGVHTIFADSSQPDRLVQVLADEADVDVAVVPLFTESLTAGSGEAPTYLTMMRANTERIATGLSP